One segment of Triticum aestivum cultivar Chinese Spring chromosome 2A, IWGSC CS RefSeq v2.1, whole genome shotgun sequence DNA contains the following:
- the LOC123188343 gene encoding uncharacterized protein: MGPPGSFVEGASGPGLRPRGGFRGHRGGRGGRGGRYRPRPHTTSVIDPMVVDGAVEQQVLTGQALEVVSALANAEIPGNESGLTVSVEDSSRAESERASKYARKKEKMLCYRCGGKGHFIAECVAELCGTCVKPAHDSGDCPFLRDQAPSLMMHGVYCAELTFFESPTEMEVPDETLSLTTGLVKIARGEVLEAQIIQRLKELAPGDFRWELASVEDKLFLVEFPSVEELQRLLSFGMCKVPGTDGMLEFHEWKRIEPTGKPLTQVWLRFSGAPSKLMRDARVVASLGIMVGRPERMDMDFTRAHGIARLLVSVLNIEYVPEVVKWAYRGHIYNLVIEFEDESLFAEAANGSDTDMHEDDDSSALKEAPTADSGRELSTPQGADSHTSVDVTAPPSTVPTTILRFSSFEPASAPPRLWSDRVESDEVFEHSLPVLELEEPVIPLLGELSISVRAEAEEVVLVGEGLKLVTSDSSPLVAISQVQPMVPAADGGVGQVASVPSSGPAVGELPMVQIDSLGGRPRLLDPAPSSPFTGPATLAPESLLGEDSGKVASGSSSLVEPKGACSPMPLVPPVGPWAGVDGELGQEALAPPSPGLGHSSRASREEVISFGGIPDPVSEGQRLSSCFQDHPKVDDIQQRCAMRAAKLHDVEVTTGFISGYCANPYVVLTHSDGGQGAFGYWICPVGDGSTGYLQPV; encoded by the exons ATGGGGCCCCCAGGAAGTTTTGTTGAGGGGGCGTCTGGCCCTGGTCTCCGGCCGCGGGGTGGTTTCCGCGGTCATCGTGGTGGGCGTGGGGGTCGAGGTGGCCGGTACCGCCCACGACCGCATACTACGTCTGTGATTGATCCGATGGTGGTTGATGGGGCTGTTGAGCAGCAGGTTTTGACTGGCCAAGCATTGGAGGTGGTCTCGGCGCTTGCCAATGCTGAGATTCCCGGGAATGAATCCGGGTTGACTGTGTCAGTGGAGGATTCTTCTAGGGCTGAGTCTGAAAGAGCATCCAAATATGCGCGCAAGAAAGAGAAAATGCTTTGTTATCGATGTGGTGGTAAGGGACATTTTATTGCTGAGTGTGTGGCTGAGCTGTGTGGCACTTGTGTCAAACCAGCACACGATTCGGGGGACTGTCCATTTCTGAGAGATCAGGCACCATCACTCATGATGCATGGAGTGTACTGTGCTGAACTTACGTTCTTTGAATCTCCAACGGAGATGGAGGTTCCTGACGAGACTTTGAGTTTGACGACTGGGTTAGTTAAGATTGCTAGAGGAGAGGTCTTGGAGGCACAGATTATTCAGAGGCTCAAGGAGTTAGCCCCTGGGGATTTCAGGTGGGAGCTTGCTAGTGTCGAGGACAAACTGTTTCTGGTTGAGTTCCCGTCAGTTGAGGAACTTCAGAGACTACTGAGTTTCGGGATGTGCAAGGTGCCAGGTACTGATGGCATGCTTGAGTTTCACGAGTGGAAGAGGATTGAGCCTACGGGCAAGCCTCTGACTCAGGTTTGGCTGCGATTCTCTGGGGCTCCATCCAAGCTGATGCGGGATGCACGGGTAGTGGCCAGTTTGGGTATCATGGTGGGCAGACCAGAGCGCATGGATATGGACTTTACCAGAGCCCACGGGATTGCCCGTTTACTGGTCAGTGTGCTGAACATCGAGTACGTCCCTGAGGTGGTTAAGTGGGCATATCGAGGCCACATATATAACCTTGTCATTGAGTTCGAGGATGAGAGTCTGTTTGCCGAGGCGGCCAACGGGTCTGATACTGATATGCACgaggatgatgatagttcggcacTTAAGGAGGCACCAACAGCTGACAGTGGGCGTGAGTTGTCCACTCCGCAGGGTGCTGACTCTCACACGTCTGTGGATGTGACGGCTCCTccttctacagtgcctacgactaTTCTCAGATTCAGTTCTTTCGAGCCGGCATCTGCACCCCCGAGACTATGGAGTGATCGGGTGGAGTCTGATGAGGTGTTCGAGCACTCGCTCCCAGTTCTGGAGCTTGAGGAGCCAGTGATTCCTCTTCTTGGGGAGTTGTCGATCTCGGTCAGGGCTGAGGCGGAGGAGGTCGTTCTTGTAGGAGAGGGTCTGAAGCTGGTGACTTCGGATTCCTCCCCTCTGGTCGCGATTTCGCAGGTGCAGCCGATGGTGCCGGCTGCTGATGGGGGtgtggggcaggtggcctcggtgcCCTCATCAGGGCCTGCGGTGGGTGAGCTACCGATGGTGCAGATTGATTCTTTGGGAGGGAGGCCGAGGCTGCTAGATCCGGCACCTTCTTCCCCTTTTACCGGGCCGGCGACGCTGGCGCCGGAGTCGCTTCTCGGAGAGGACTCGGGGAAGGTGGCCTCGGGGTCCTCTTCTCTTGTGGAGCCCAAAGGGGCTTGCTCGCCGATGCCGCTGGTGCCGCCAGTTGGCCCTTGGGCCGGGGTGGATGGGGAGCTCGGGCAGGAGGCCCTGGCTCCACCTTCCCCCGGCTTGGGGCACTCCAGTAGAGCTTCTCGGGAGGAGGTGATTTCTTTCGGTGGTATTCCGGATCCGGTCTCTGAGGGGCAACGGTTGAGTAGCTGTTTCCAGGACCATCCGAAAGTGGACGACAttcagcagcggtgcgctatgagggcggccaagcttcatgacgtggaggtcactactg gttttatttcgggctactgcgctaatccgtatgtggtccttactcactccgacggaggccagggagcgtttggttactggatctgtccggtgggagatggtagcacgggatatcttcaaccggtttag
- the LOC123188346 gene encoding uncharacterized protein, protein MRGRTRRIRASTTTRWGLRRLDTFEVLPRAGEYRCSTLRRCQAPGAGGRETLSCRPPRGAATGRRSCCRTPLSDATGRRRCDHDDVPDKNRRQACWRASGRIGEHPLHYFQVNYTEENLQDYIDPNNDTLMFRLADRHLLAECCIMLGMDKRATITTNWPEFRRRANIREGDICAFRFRITSKRSLVLTVHCL, encoded by the exons ATGCGAGGACGTACACGCCGGATCCGGGCCAGCACAACCACCAGATGGGGGCTGCGGCGGCTGGACACCTTCGAGGTGCTGCCGCGGGCAGGAGAATATCGCTGCAGCACCCTTCGCCGCTGCCAAGCTCCTGGCGCTGGTGGACGCGAGACCCTAAGTTGCCGTCCACCACGAGGTGCTGCTACGGGTAGGAGGAGCTGCTGCCGCACACCACTAAGTGATGCTACGGGCAGGCGGAGGTGTGACCACGACGACGTACCAGACAAG AACCGACGACAAGCTTGTTGGCGGGCATCTGGCAGGATCGGTGAACATCCTCTACAT TATTTTCAGGTTAACTATACTGAAGAGAACTTGCAGGACTACATTGATCCAAACAATGATACACTCATGTTCAGACTTGCAGACCGCCATCTGCTCGCCGAATGTTGCATCATGCTAGGAATGGACAAAAGGGCCACTATAACCACCAACTGGCCTGAGTTTCGTCGCCGCGCCAACATTCGCGAGGGAGACATCTGTGCATTTCGTTTCAGGATAACTTCAAAGCGCAGCCTAGTCCTCACCGTGCACTGCCTCTAG